The sequence ttttacTGGTGGAACCCATCAATTTACTagtgccttgtttgtttcaaggaaaccaGATTCTAGGAATCGACTTTCCTTATTTTCCAACGTTTGGCAATTACTCGGAAAGTTggtcaaaggaaagttttttccGGTCAAAGGAAAAAACTCTCTTGTAccgcaggaaagtgttttcctttccttgtcaaaaggaaaacactttccatctTTACAAAAAACACATCCACAACAGAAGCAAGAAGAATTGATCTATAAGAAATCAGATCCCTGGATCTGTAAGAAGCAAGAAGAATTGTCATACCGTCGACAAAGGTGCCGGTCACAAGCAAGGTAATTTTATCACCCCCTTAtccttctctccttctctttctttttattacagTTAATCTTGTTGTGTATTGTTTAGAAGATCTGATCACCGTGGAGTTTTTTCTCCATTCTTGATGGGTTTAAGgtttttgcaagaaaaattgagattttttttagaactgGAAGCTGGGTTTGGAAATGGATTTCAgtatgcaaataaaaatttattatgggtTTAAGGTTTTGGTAAGAAAACTGTGATTTTTGCGAGAGGTGGAAGCTGGGTTTAGTAAGCAAAGAGAGAATATTTATGGGTTTAATCTGTTTTCTTAATCGAGTGGTCTGGATGGAATTTACATTTTAGATTAGGATGATTAGTGGGATTTGGGATCTGGTATTTTATTGAGCGAACATGTTAGATAATTAATTGCTTCTTAGattgtgtaaaaataaatttctgatTTGTTATCATGttcaatgttttaatttgctttggTTTTTGGAATTTTTCAGGACCCAATCTGAATGGCCTCTTTGGAAGGCAGTCAGGAACAACTACTGGGTACTCGTACTCTGCTACTAATAAGAACAAGACTGTTACGTGGGAGGAGAACACTTTGTATGATTACTTGCTCAACCCCAAGAAGGTACCAATCAACTGTAGAGCATATGACTTGATATTTTTGTTGCATTTGCAGTTCATCTTGTACTGGTTAAGTATGTACCGTTTATATATTGATGTTTGTGATGTTTCCATCATGATAGTTGAGCTTAGTCACTTTCTATTAAGTTTCTGGCAACTTCAGGTCCCCAAAGAGTAACATACAGGACATTATGTGAAATCTAGTAATTAGGAAGGACATGCAATACATTGAGCAAGTAGAAAATAATGTTCAGGCTTTACTGTGAAAGAGGTCTAACAATCAAGGAAAGCAACTCCATCATCGATGATATTAATTCTAACAAGGTTCACAATTTAAGTGTTTGGCGTGAAACGAATTTTCACATTTCATTTCAATGTGATAAGATAGACTTTTGGTATGAATCATCTTACTTTCTGAGATACTGTGGAAGAACTCGTGTGCATGTACACTTGCATGTGTGCCtgttatacttgttttttttttaatcttcactGCTGACCCAAATGACATTTGTTTATGCAGTACATCCCTGGAACAAAGATGGTTTTCCCTGGATTGAAGAAGCCGCAGGAGCGCGCTGATCTCATTGCATACTTGAAGCAGTCCACCGGGTCTTAATCATTTCACACTTTTGGTCCCCCTATTTTCCAGTTATTGAAGATTGCTTCTCACAGAGCCGTGTCTTAATCATTTCACACTTTTGGTCCCCCCATTTTCCAGTTATTGAAGATTGCTTCTCACAGAgcagatgatattttttaccaATAAAGCAGGCTATCATATACAATGAACATTGCTAGTCATTTCTTTTCAGAACAGTTGCCATAATTGGCAAGCTTAACATTCAATTCATTTAGCTTATCTATTTTGCAAATGTTTGGTGGATTACCAATAAACAGTTTGCTAATGATAATTTGTGGTTTGATACTTTCTTGGGGATGCATTTgatcatttggtccaaaatgagatgttggcaaaagcatttattgtaaaaaatgctaatttgaggaaaatttgGGTTCAAAATTTTGTGAACCAATACTGCTACAGGCATGCTTGCTAATATGGTTTgactatatttaaaatttgggttcagactatgtttgttatttaacgagtatgtttacttgtttaattcagtctagcatgtttatgtttgtaatttgaactaatatgtatgtatatgacatcgaaacttaatatttatgcatgactatgtttgatgttagatatttatatttatatcttgatgtttatttgatatatattaaagggatattaaagagataattgcctttacccgtacaaaaaaaatatttatccaaaaaatccataaaaatatttttgtatttatttatcttttaaaaaattctttatacaaaaaaaaaaacccaaatatataactcttaccataaactaatttggctttcttcatatgaaaaaaaaaaacttattttaagcttttaaaattgaaaaaaaatatattaataggttttacgtcaaaaatatttcacaagcttatttctctataatatatatatatatatatatatatatatagttatattttataaaataagctatgtatgaatataggatataataaaaaaaattcatcattatactttttagatttttttttattgtaagtgattaaatattttatatatattagataaacttgaaaaaaaaaattaattcattaataaattattttccagttcattttctataacacaaccaaacactggaaagtgttttccagttcattttccataacactaccaaacatcggaaaatactttcccggaattcactttccaaaagaaaaccactttcctgcaaacaaacggagcctaggTTGCACCACAGTtttggagaagcagcaaaatgctgcttctcgtgATGATCTCAACAGTGGAGCATAGCTTCACTGTTcaatgctccactgttcattgaacagtgaaGCCATACTCCACTgcgcactgttcacatgaacagttttttttttaaaaccagtgcacaaagttttttttttgaaaaactaatacagttaattaattgcactcgtattgttcacgtgaacgtgaacaatattttttttttgtttttttaaaaattagtttaaggtaaattaaatttgttcgtactataatctcaattttattcatgataatattttacttaattttattgcacgcaggataaatcatgataactgtagttattgtcgaatgaattttgtatgtaatgaaattgttgatttttttgtaaaaaaaattgtgttttactcgaaaaactagtacttaatattatttaataacactacataaattagaaggatatcgcatgatgacgtagcatttgtgaaatttgattgcaattccaattatgttattcCTAGGCCCggccagttaaaaaaaattcagtttttatttttattttaatatatatattttttaattattttataatctcaatttgaaaagcatttttttaaccaaacacattaaactactttttctttaacctcaatttcaaccatagttttaaccaaatacttattttttcaaaccaacctcaactaaaagtactttttataaaacaacttttttcaaaccataaccacaacagctaccacaataccaaacacaccctataTAGCTTTGTGAAAGAAATAATGCTAATTATATTCGAAGTTCTTTCCCGACGAGATTCAAATCTCTGCCAAGTTATTGTGTAAGggtataattattaaatctgatttaactttttagaaaattataacTTGGAATATCAAACCTGTCAAGATTTAAATGGAATAAAACAGATATTAATTCACTAATACTTGATGAATGTATTAGATTTTAGTAATTTAGTAAGGGTGTGTTTGATATCGTAGTTgttattgtggttgtggttttaaaaaagttattttataaaaagtatttttagttgaggttggtttgaaaaaatatatgttttggttaaaaactgtggttaaaattaaagttgagcaaaaagtagtttaatgtgtttgattaataatgcttttgaaattgagattataaaataattttaaaaaataattattaatattgatggtttttaatttaaataatatagatttaactattgttattacattatgaaataaataatattttatataaaatatttatttattattttattaaattatctacaattccaccacgtatgaaatacatcgGACAAggactatagtttttttttttgtttcttaagcacgcaataacatcaggtaaaatataattaggaaaaaaattaggattgcaattaaattctacaaatgttacgtcatcaaacGATCTctgtctaatttatatagtgttaataatgttaaacactggttttttgaataaaacacaattaaaaaataaaaaataaaaaataaaacataatttttattttttattttactgagtCGGACTTGGTTCAATGTATTTTGAGCTTGGAACCGGTTCGGCTAGAATCAGTCCGACCGGAACAATGTAGCATGCTACAATGTTCCTTTTaaccataataaaaaatgtttacaaGAGTGGTCTTTCGTTTCTTTTTTGAGCAAATAGGAGAACCTGATGGATCCACTGTTcttgctaattaattagcatgaagtGTGCAGGAAGCAACATTCGTCTACTTTTCTTTTCCCTATGTTTTGAACGCAAAAACAGTGTGGGATCCATGAAtagtaagttaatttttttctttatcagaCGGGTTATATCTACGTTTTGTTTAAAATGCAGATGCAATCTCGTTATCAGACACCCTCTAAATTTAACTAAATTCGAAATCaactgtattattttttaaaaaataaaatgatatttaattatttacaagTTAACACGAGTTGATTTAGtattttgataattcaaatCCATTTTTAGGTCATTTCTCGTGTAATACCTATCTACAGTGGTGCAAATATTAGGAGCCATCAAAATTAcaggtattttttaatatagttatgttattttttatttgaaaatatattaaaataatatttttttttattttaaaaaattatttttaacatagcatatcatataaaaatatattaatttaaaataaataaaaaaaattaaatattttttaaacacagacagtaagaaaaacacttttttacaACTATGAGCTTTTAAGTTTTACGTGGGCGAAAAGTAAATTAGGGTCAAGAAGTGTgctttagaaaaataaagagtgGCCTCCCAAGAAGGATATACTCTGAATTTTCTCATTAACCACGAAAATACAGGGCATGAGCTTTTCACTATAGCATTAGATATAAATTATTGTCTATTgctatgataaattattttttttagtttaaaaattaaaagtcttCATATTAGGGgtaattttatccctttttaaTGGTTCATTGATTATTAAATACATAtgttcatcttttttaaaaaataaacagtcaaaatattcatttgctttcaatataaaaaaaattagaactttTGAACaaggatttgtttgtttttttatctgttatagTACAGTGGAAATATGTATTTGctcttaaaaaaaccaaaaaaaaaaggcatgtgTCTAGAGATATCTTTATCCTTTTAACATGAgattgttttatcatttttaggGGCATAAAGAGTGTTTAGTTATTTTATGTTGgataattgagtttttattcaaaaacaatgTTGGAGTGTGCTTATTGTGCCCTAGTAAATGAGTGATGTTGTGTCATTTAAATGGTGTG is a genomic window of Populus alba chromosome 18, ASM523922v2, whole genome shotgun sequence containing:
- the LOC118051288 gene encoding cytochrome c, which translates into the protein MQRSLPLCLWLGAGLKKNCHTVDKGAGHKQGPNLNGLFGRQSGTTTGYSYSATNKNKTVTWEENTLYDYLLNPKKYIPGTKMVFPGLKKPQERADLIAYLKQSTGS